In Lodderomyces elongisporus chromosome 1, complete sequence, a genomic segment contains:
- the HEM2 gene encoding Aminolevulinate dehydratase (BUSCO:EOG092630N3), whose protein sequence is MVHKAEFLPSTGNSISSILQGGYNHPLSREWQQERQLTKNMFIFPLFISDMPDDETDIPSLPNIKRFGVNKLVPYVDSLVKKGLRAVILFGVPLKEGVKDSVGTAADDPEGPVITSIKLLREKFPDLFIMCDVCLCEYTDHGHCGILNEDGSLNREPSVRRIAAVAVNYAKAGAHSVAPSDMMDGRIKDIKTGLMDAGLAHKCLVMSYAAKFSGNLYGPFRDAAGSAPSHGDRKAYQLPPAGAGLARRALLRDIEEGADAIMVKPSTFYLDIVSDASKLCGDYPLCAYHVSGEYAMLHAAAEKGVVDLKGIAFEAHQGLVRAGARLIISYFTPEFLEWLDI, encoded by the coding sequence atgGTTCACAAAGCAGAATTTTTACCTTCGACTGGTAACTCGATATCTTCCATATTACAAGGTGGCTACAACCATCCTTTATCGCGAGAATGGCAGCAAGAACGTCAGTTGACCAAGAACATGTTTATTTTCCCATTATTCATTTCAGACATGCCAGATGACGAAACTGATATTCCCTCATTACCTAATATCAAGAGATTTGGAGTTAACAAATTGGTTCCATACGTTGACTCGCTTGTGAAAAAGGGATTGAGAGCAGTAATTCTTTTTGGAGTACCTTTGAAAGAGGGTGTTAAGGACTCTGTAGGTACGGCAGCAGATGACCCTGAAGGACCAGTGATTACAAGTATCAAGTTATTAAGAGAGAAGTTTCCCGACTTGTTTATAATGTGTGacgtgtgtttgtgtgaaTATACTGATCACGGACATTGTGGAATCTTGAATGAAGATGGATCGTTGAATAGAGAACCTTCTGTGCGAAGAATTGCTGCCGTTGCTGTCAATTATGCCAAAGCAGGTGCCCACTCAGTAGCACCTTCAGATATGATGGACGGTAGAATTAAGGATATCAAAACAGGTTTAATGGATGCAGGACTTGCACACAAATGTCTTGTTATGTCGTATGCAGCAAAATTTTCAGGAAACTTGTACGGACCATTCCGTGACGCTGCTGGTTCAGCACCAAGTCATGGCGATAGAAAAGCATATCAATTGCCTCCAGCAGGTGCCGGTTTAGCGAGAAGAGCATTGTTGAGAGATATCGAAGAGGGAGCAGATGCTATAATGGTTAAACCTTCAACATTCTATTTGGATATTGTTAGTGATGCTAGTAAACTATGTGGCGATTACCCACTCTGTGCTTACCACGTGAGTGGTGAATATGCCATGTTGCATGCAGCTGCCGAAAAGGGAGTGGTGGATTTGAAAGGCATTGCTTTTGAAGCACACCAGGGACTTGTCAGAGCAGGTGCTAGACTCATAATCAGTTATTTCACCCCTGAATTCTTGGAATGGTTGGACATCTAA
- the VPS20 gene encoding Vacuolar protein sorting-associated protein 20 (BUSCO:EOG09264IIZ) — MGNQPSAPKITAEDRAIFQLKQQRDKIKQYQRKLSLIRDKQTKLAKKAILNKQPDRAKLYLRLKKQQEATITKTYDQLDNLEKLIGTIEFKLIEKDVMYGLQQGNAVLKQLNAEMNVDKIDKIMDDLEEERLQEQEISQTLGLGSGLSRVDEDAVDDEFERLNKEINKTSAIKQEETKEEQKVVGELPSAPKDQIMPNVPSDTPLSDKKENQNAESEKEKPKQEQSESEPIAA; from the coding sequence atggGCAATCAACCAAGTGCGCCCAAGATCACTGCGGAAGACAGGGCAATCTTCCAACTCAAACAACAACGTGACAAGATCAAACAGTATCAACGCAAGCTCTCCTTGATTCGCGATAAGCAAACAAAGCTTGCCAAAAAAGCTATACTCAACAAACAACCAGATCGTGCTAAATTGTACCTCCGgctaaagaaacaacaagagGCCACAATAACAAAGACATATGACCAACTTGACAATCTCGAGAAGCTTATAGGAACTATTGAGTTCAAGCTAATAGAGAAGGATGTAATGTACGGGTTGCAACAGGGTAACGCAGTACTCAAGCAATTGAATGCAGAGATGAATGTTGACAAGATTGATAAGATTATGGATGATTTGGAGGAGGAGAGGTTACAAGAGCAAGAGATCAGCCAGACTCTAGGATTAGGGTCAGGGTTGAGTCGAGTCGATGAAGATGCAGTGGATGATGAATTTGAAAGGTTgaataaagaaatcaaCAAGACAAGTGCCATTAAACAAGAGGAAACAAAGGAAGAACAGAAGGTGGTTGGAGAATTACCGTCTGCACCAAAAGATCAAATTATGCCCAATGTGCCAAGCGATACTCCACTCTCGGATAAAAAGGAGAATCAAAATGCAGAActggagaaagagaaaccaaaacaagAGCAGTCAGAATCTGAACCGATTGCTGCATGA